Proteins from one Monodelphis domestica isolate mMonDom1 chromosome 6, mMonDom1.pri, whole genome shotgun sequence genomic window:
- the LOC100016082 gene encoding nuclear pore glycoprotein p62-like isoform X3 encodes MVPSQPTASTPAPSLFSPTTPASSTQTPGYSFGSQATPTPGPATAGLSLGLSAAELTLGSGGTPLSSGITGDFGLGNRTLSSSIASNVPSQASTPPGSIFGPPTTTATQPASSVGFSFHGGNASQLGTTGFNLGSMGNASQPSVLPGLTFTAAPPASTAAASAQPQTAFGSGGLGLLSSSGSAAVLSGSLASSFSQGPASAFGSTLSGSTPAAAAAAPGPALFASTADSSPAQGSAPSLSSWAPSTSIGVPGFGLKLPGSASAATTTTASVSTPGSALSLKPLTTPGTGIIPSTSAPLPAATPAPRPTMDQENPPSSVMTYAQLESLINKWSLELEDQEKHFLHQATQVNAWDQTLIENGEKITSLHREVEKVKLDQKRLDQELDFILSQQKELEDLLTPLEEAVKEQSGTIYLQHADEEREKTYQLAETIDAQLKRMAQDLKDVIEHLNVSGGSPDTGDPLQQVCKILNAHMDSLQWIDQNSASLQRKVEEVSKVCESRRKEQERSYRMVFD; translated from the coding sequence ATGGTTCCCTCCCAGCCTACCGCAAGCACGCCTGCTCCTAGTTTGTTCTCCCCGACCACCCCTGCCTCATCTACACAGACTCCAGGCTACAGCTTTGGATCCCAGGCCAcaccaactccaggcccagccacTGCGGGGTTGTCCTTAGGGTTAAGTGCGGCAGAGTTAACTTTGGGCAGCGGTGGCACCCCACTCTCTTCAGGTATCACGGGGGACTTTGGGCTTGGCAACAGGACACTTAGCAGTTCCATAGCAAGCAATGTGCCAAGCCAGGCATCAACTCCTCCTGGCTCCATTTTTGGCCCTCCAACTACCACTGCCACCCAACCTGCATCATCTGTAGGATTCTCCTTCCATGGTGGAAATGCTTCCCAGCTGGGGACCACTGGCTTCAACCTTGGCTCAATGGGGAATGCCAGTCAACCATCAGTACTTCCAGGTTTAACCTTTACTGCTGCCCCTCCAGCATCCACTGCAGCAGCTTCTGCACAGCCACAGACTGCCTTTGGCTCGGGAGGACTTGGATTATTGTCCTCTTCAGGGTCTGCTGCTGTGCTCTCTGGATCACTGGCCTCGAGCTTCAGTCAGGGACCTGCGTCAGCTTTTGGCTCTACACTGTCAGGCTCGACACCAGCAGCTGCCGCCGCCGCTCCTGGGCCTGCCCTGTTTGCTTCCACAGCAGACTCTTCCCCTGCACAGGGGTCTGCCCCCAGCCTCTCGAGCTGGGCTCCATCCACTTCAATTGGAGTGCCGGGATTTGGATTAAAGCTTCCTGGGTCAGCGAGTGCAGCTACCACTACTACGGCTTCGGTTTCCACGCCGGGCTCGGCTTTGAGTCTGAAGCCCCTGACGACACCCGGGACTGGCATCATCCCTTCCACCAGTGCTCCTTTGCCTGCAGCGACCCCAGCTCCCAGGCCCACCATGGATCAGGAGAATCCCCCGAGCTCTGTGATGACTTATGCTCAGCTGGAAAGTTTGATAAATAAATGGAGCCTGGAACTGGAGGACCAGGAGAAACACTTCCTTCACCAGGCCACCCAGGTGAATGCTTGGGACCAGACATTAATTGAGAACGGTGAGAAGATTACATCTCTGCACAGAGAAGTTGAGAAAGTGAAGCTGGACCAGAAGAGGCTGGACCAAGAACTGGACTTCATCCTGTCCCAGCAGAAGGAGCTGGAGGACCTGTTGACtcctttggaggaggctgtgaaGGAGCAGAGCGGGACCATCTATCTGCAGCATGCTGACGAGGAGCGAGAGAAAACTTACCAGCTGGCAGAGACCATTGATGCTCAGCTGAAGCGCATGGCCCAGGACCTCAAGGATGTCATCGAGCACTTGAATGTGTCTGGAGGGTCCCCTGACACCGGTGACCCGCTCCAGCAGGTCTGTAAGATTTTGAATGCACATATGGACTCGCTTCAGTGGATTGATCAAAATTCAGCATCCTTGCAGCGGAAGGTGGAAGAGGTATCGAAGGTTTGTGAGAGTCGTCGCAAGGAGCAGGAGCGAAGCTACCGGATGGTCTTTGATTAA
- the LOC100016082 gene encoding nuclear pore glycoprotein p62-like isoform X2, translating to MESEVMVPSQPTASTPAPSLFSPTTPASSTQTPGYSFGSQATPTPGPATAGLSLGLSAAELTLGSGGTPLSSGITGDFGLGNRTLSSSIASNVPSQASTPPGSIFGPPTTTATQPASSVGFSFHGGNASQLGTTGFNLGSMGNASQPSVLPGLTFTAAPPASTAAASAQPQTAFGSGGLGLLSSSGSAAVLSGSLASSFSQGPASAFGSTLSGSTPAAAAAAPGPALFASTADSSPAQGSAPSLSSWAPSTSIGVPGFGLKLPGSASAATTTTASVSTPGSALSLKPLTTPGTGIIPSTSAPLPAATPAPRPTMDQENPPSSVMTYAQLESLINKWSLELEDQEKHFLHQATQVNAWDQTLIENGEKITSLHREVEKVKLDQKRLDQELDFILSQQKELEDLLTPLEEAVKEQSGTIYLQHADEEREKTYQLAETIDAQLKRMAQDLKDVIEHLNVSGGSPDTGDPLQQVCKILNAHMDSLQWIDQNSASLQRKVEEVSKVCESRRKEQERSYRMVFD from the exons ATGGAGTCAGAG gtaATGGTTCCCTCCCAGCCTACCGCAAGCACGCCTGCTCCTAGTTTGTTCTCCCCGACCACCCCTGCCTCATCTACACAGACTCCAGGCTACAGCTTTGGATCCCAGGCCAcaccaactccaggcccagccacTGCGGGGTTGTCCTTAGGGTTAAGTGCGGCAGAGTTAACTTTGGGCAGCGGTGGCACCCCACTCTCTTCAGGTATCACGGGGGACTTTGGGCTTGGCAACAGGACACTTAGCAGTTCCATAGCAAGCAATGTGCCAAGCCAGGCATCAACTCCTCCTGGCTCCATTTTTGGCCCTCCAACTACCACTGCCACCCAACCTGCATCATCTGTAGGATTCTCCTTCCATGGTGGAAATGCTTCCCAGCTGGGGACCACTGGCTTCAACCTTGGCTCAATGGGGAATGCCAGTCAACCATCAGTACTTCCAGGTTTAACCTTTACTGCTGCCCCTCCAGCATCCACTGCAGCAGCTTCTGCACAGCCACAGACTGCCTTTGGCTCGGGAGGACTTGGATTATTGTCCTCTTCAGGGTCTGCTGCTGTGCTCTCTGGATCACTGGCCTCGAGCTTCAGTCAGGGACCTGCGTCAGCTTTTGGCTCTACACTGTCAGGCTCGACACCAGCAGCTGCCGCCGCCGCTCCTGGGCCTGCCCTGTTTGCTTCCACAGCAGACTCTTCCCCTGCACAGGGGTCTGCCCCCAGCCTCTCGAGCTGGGCTCCATCCACTTCAATTGGAGTGCCGGGATTTGGATTAAAGCTTCCTGGGTCAGCGAGTGCAGCTACCACTACTACGGCTTCGGTTTCCACGCCGGGCTCGGCTTTGAGTCTGAAGCCCCTGACGACACCCGGGACTGGCATCATCCCTTCCACCAGTGCTCCTTTGCCTGCAGCGACCCCAGCTCCCAGGCCCACCATGGATCAGGAGAATCCCCCGAGCTCTGTGATGACTTATGCTCAGCTGGAAAGTTTGATAAATAAATGGAGCCTGGAACTGGAGGACCAGGAGAAACACTTCCTTCACCAGGCCACCCAGGTGAATGCTTGGGACCAGACATTAATTGAGAACGGTGAGAAGATTACATCTCTGCACAGAGAAGTTGAGAAAGTGAAGCTGGACCAGAAGAGGCTGGACCAAGAACTGGACTTCATCCTGTCCCAGCAGAAGGAGCTGGAGGACCTGTTGACtcctttggaggaggctgtgaaGGAGCAGAGCGGGACCATCTATCTGCAGCATGCTGACGAGGAGCGAGAGAAAACTTACCAGCTGGCAGAGACCATTGATGCTCAGCTGAAGCGCATGGCCCAGGACCTCAAGGATGTCATCGAGCACTTGAATGTGTCTGGAGGGTCCCCTGACACCGGTGACCCGCTCCAGCAGGTCTGTAAGATTTTGAATGCACATATGGACTCGCTTCAGTGGATTGATCAAAATTCAGCATCCTTGCAGCGGAAGGTGGAAGAGGTATCGAAGGTTTGTGAGAGTCGTCGCAAGGAGCAGGAGCGAAGCTACCGGATGGTCTTTGATTAA
- the LOC100016082 gene encoding nuclear pore glycoprotein p62-like isoform X1 — protein MLRPSGALGHGAQVMVPSQPTASTPAPSLFSPTTPASSTQTPGYSFGSQATPTPGPATAGLSLGLSAAELTLGSGGTPLSSGITGDFGLGNRTLSSSIASNVPSQASTPPGSIFGPPTTTATQPASSVGFSFHGGNASQLGTTGFNLGSMGNASQPSVLPGLTFTAAPPASTAAASAQPQTAFGSGGLGLLSSSGSAAVLSGSLASSFSQGPASAFGSTLSGSTPAAAAAAPGPALFASTADSSPAQGSAPSLSSWAPSTSIGVPGFGLKLPGSASAATTTTASVSTPGSALSLKPLTTPGTGIIPSTSAPLPAATPAPRPTMDQENPPSSVMTYAQLESLINKWSLELEDQEKHFLHQATQVNAWDQTLIENGEKITSLHREVEKVKLDQKRLDQELDFILSQQKELEDLLTPLEEAVKEQSGTIYLQHADEEREKTYQLAETIDAQLKRMAQDLKDVIEHLNVSGGSPDTGDPLQQVCKILNAHMDSLQWIDQNSASLQRKVEEVSKVCESRRKEQERSYRMVFD, from the exons ATGTTGAGGCCTTCGGGAGCTCTTGGGCATGGAGCTCAG gtaATGGTTCCCTCCCAGCCTACCGCAAGCACGCCTGCTCCTAGTTTGTTCTCCCCGACCACCCCTGCCTCATCTACACAGACTCCAGGCTACAGCTTTGGATCCCAGGCCAcaccaactccaggcccagccacTGCGGGGTTGTCCTTAGGGTTAAGTGCGGCAGAGTTAACTTTGGGCAGCGGTGGCACCCCACTCTCTTCAGGTATCACGGGGGACTTTGGGCTTGGCAACAGGACACTTAGCAGTTCCATAGCAAGCAATGTGCCAAGCCAGGCATCAACTCCTCCTGGCTCCATTTTTGGCCCTCCAACTACCACTGCCACCCAACCTGCATCATCTGTAGGATTCTCCTTCCATGGTGGAAATGCTTCCCAGCTGGGGACCACTGGCTTCAACCTTGGCTCAATGGGGAATGCCAGTCAACCATCAGTACTTCCAGGTTTAACCTTTACTGCTGCCCCTCCAGCATCCACTGCAGCAGCTTCTGCACAGCCACAGACTGCCTTTGGCTCGGGAGGACTTGGATTATTGTCCTCTTCAGGGTCTGCTGCTGTGCTCTCTGGATCACTGGCCTCGAGCTTCAGTCAGGGACCTGCGTCAGCTTTTGGCTCTACACTGTCAGGCTCGACACCAGCAGCTGCCGCCGCCGCTCCTGGGCCTGCCCTGTTTGCTTCCACAGCAGACTCTTCCCCTGCACAGGGGTCTGCCCCCAGCCTCTCGAGCTGGGCTCCATCCACTTCAATTGGAGTGCCGGGATTTGGATTAAAGCTTCCTGGGTCAGCGAGTGCAGCTACCACTACTACGGCTTCGGTTTCCACGCCGGGCTCGGCTTTGAGTCTGAAGCCCCTGACGACACCCGGGACTGGCATCATCCCTTCCACCAGTGCTCCTTTGCCTGCAGCGACCCCAGCTCCCAGGCCCACCATGGATCAGGAGAATCCCCCGAGCTCTGTGATGACTTATGCTCAGCTGGAAAGTTTGATAAATAAATGGAGCCTGGAACTGGAGGACCAGGAGAAACACTTCCTTCACCAGGCCACCCAGGTGAATGCTTGGGACCAGACATTAATTGAGAACGGTGAGAAGATTACATCTCTGCACAGAGAAGTTGAGAAAGTGAAGCTGGACCAGAAGAGGCTGGACCAAGAACTGGACTTCATCCTGTCCCAGCAGAAGGAGCTGGAGGACCTGTTGACtcctttggaggaggctgtgaaGGAGCAGAGCGGGACCATCTATCTGCAGCATGCTGACGAGGAGCGAGAGAAAACTTACCAGCTGGCAGAGACCATTGATGCTCAGCTGAAGCGCATGGCCCAGGACCTCAAGGATGTCATCGAGCACTTGAATGTGTCTGGAGGGTCCCCTGACACCGGTGACCCGCTCCAGCAGGTCTGTAAGATTTTGAATGCACATATGGACTCGCTTCAGTGGATTGATCAAAATTCAGCATCCTTGCAGCGGAAGGTGGAAGAGGTATCGAAGGTTTGTGAGAGTCGTCGCAAGGAGCAGGAGCGAAGCTACCGGATGGTCTTTGATTAA